GCTCGTCGAGCTGGGTGTCACCTACGTCATCCTCGGCCACAGCGAGCGCCGGACGCTCCTGGGCGAGACCGACGCCATCGTGCAGAAGAAGGTGCGCGCCGCCATCCGCGCCGGACTCATTCCCATCGTCTGCGTGGGCGAGACGCTCGACGAGCGCGAGGCCGGCCGGATGGTCGAGGTGGTCTCGACGCAGGTACGCGGCAGCCTCGCGGGCGTCACGGGCGACGAGATGAAGGCGGGCAAGTTGGTCATCGCCTACGAACCGGTGTGGGCCATCGGCACCGGCCGGACCGCCAGCAAGGAGCAGGCGCAGGAGGCTCATGCGCTGATCCGGCGGATCTTGGCGGAGCTGACCTGCGGCACGGCCGCGACGGCCGTCCGCATCCAATACGGCGGCAGCATGAAACCCGATAACGCAGCCGAATTGCTCGCCATGCCTGACATCGACGGCGGCCTGATCGGCGGCGCCGCGCTCAAGGCCGATTCGTTCGCGGCGATCATCAAGGCGGGTTCTTAATCACAAACGAAAGGGCGGGACGATGAACATTCTTTATTATGTGTTGTGCGTGGTCGAGGTCTTGGTCTGCCTGCTGTTGATCGGGGTCATCCTGTTGCAACGAAGCAAGGACGGCGGCGCGGCGGGCCTGAGCATGGGCGGGGGCATGGGCGAAGCCATCTTCGGCGCGCAAATGGGCAACGTGCTCACCCGTGTCACCGTGATCCTGGGGTTCATCTTCCTGACCAACACGCTCGTGCTGGCGGTCCTCTCGGCCCGCAAGGACAGCCGTTCACTGATGGATGGCGCCGTGCGGCAGCCACCGCCCGCAGCCACCCTGCCCTCTGATTTCACCGGCGCGGCGAGTCCCGAGGCCATGCCTGTCGAGATTCCGGACGTGACGCCGTCTCCCGCCGTCCCAACACCTCCTGCGGAGTGAGCCGTCATGAGCTTGAACCTCGTGGAGCGGATCGATGACCGGGTGGCGCTGCGGTACGCGCTCGTCAGCGTTTCGGACAAGACCGGTCTGGACACGTTCATCCCGGCCTTGCTGCGCGCCGCGCCCGGCATCCGGCTCTATTCGACCGGCGGCACCTACACCGCGCTGCGCGCGCTGCTGGGTGCCCAGGCCGATGGCACGCTCACCCAGGTCTCCGATTACACCGGCCAGCCCGAAATGCAGGGCGGGCTGGTGAAGACGCTCGACTTCAAGATCTATCTCGGGCTCCTGAGCGAAACCTACAACCCCGCCCATCAGGCCGACCTGAGCCGGACCGGCGCGGTGGCCTTCGACCTGGTCGTGGTCAATCTCTACCCCTTCCGCCAGGCGGTCGCGCGGCCCGACGCCACCCCCGAATCCGCCCGGACCCACATTGACATCGGCGGGCCCTGCATGGTCCGGGCTTCCGCCAAGAACTACCTGCGTGTCGCCGCAGTGACCGATCCGGCCGACTATCCCGCCCTCGCCGCCGAGCTGGCCGCCCACGGCGGCACCCTCGGACTCGCCACCCGCGCCCGGCTGATGCGCAAGGCGTTCCGCCATACCGCCGACTACGACGCCGCCATCGCCGCGTTCTTCGCCGGCACCGATGACGGCGCCATACGGCGCGCCTATTCCCTGGCGTGAGCGGAGGCGGCGATGACCCCCTGGACCACCATTCTGACCGACCTGATCCGGCGCACCTCGTGCGACCTGCCCGAGGATGTCGAGCGGAGCCTCCGCACCGGCCGCGCCCGCGAGGCGTCCGGCAGCCGCGCCGCCGCCATCCTCGACACGATCCTCGAAAACACCGCGCTCGCCCGCGCCCAGGCGACCCCGATCTGCCAGGACACCGGCACGCTGACGTTCTTCTTCGATCTGCCCGACGACGGTTCCACGCGCCCCCCGGCGCTGGAGGAAGCCGCCCGCGAGGCGGTGCGCGAGGCGACGCGCCAGGGCTGGCTGCGCCGCAACACGATCGAGACGATCGGCGGCGGCTCGATTGACGACAATGTCGCCGCGGGCTCCCCGGTCTGCCATTTTGAGTTCGGGGCGCACCCGTGGTCCGAGGTCTCGCTGATGCAGAAGGGCGGCGGCTGCGAAAACATGAGCTCCCAGTACAGCCTCCCCGACGAGGCGCTGGGGGCGGGACGCACGCTCGACGGGGTGCGGAAATGCGTCCTGCATGCCGTCTGGAACGCACAGGGACAGGGCTGCGCGCCGGGCATCCTGGGCGTGTGCGTGGGGGCCGATCGCGCCGGCGGATTCCTAGAAGCCAAGCGGCAATTGCTCCGCCCCCTGGAGGATTGCGCCCCCGATCCCCGGCTGGCGGATCTGGAGCGGCGGATCCTGGACGAGGCCAACACCCTGGGGATCGGGCCGATGGGCATGGGTGGAAAGACCACGCTGCTGGCGGTCAAGCTGGCGGCGCAGACCCGCCTCCCGGCCTCCTATTTTGTCACGGTCGCCTACATGTGCTGGGCCTGCCGCCGCCGGACCGTGCGGGTGGCGGCCGACGGCCGGGCCTGCTGATCGCCGGGGCGCGTAACCCAGCAAGGGAAGGGCCTTGCGTCCACCCCATGTCATCCCGCCGAACGAATCGCGGCTGGAGGCTAATTGCTGGCGCGGTCTGGGGGGCTGACCGATTCAGCCGAAAT
The genomic region above belongs to Lentisphaerota bacterium and contains:
- a CDS encoding triose-phosphate isomerase gives rise to the protein MRKTIVAGNWKMNKTAAEAKALIADIRRETADGAGAVEVVVCPPFTALASAAAALAGSSIALGAQNMHAETSGAFTGEVSAAMLVELGVTYVILGHSERRTLLGETDAIVQKKVRAAIRAGLIPIVCVGETLDEREAGRMVEVVSTQVRGSLAGVTGDEMKAGKLVIAYEPVWAIGTGRTASKEQAQEAHALIRRILAELTCGTAATAVRIQYGGSMKPDNAAELLAMPDIDGGLIGGAALKADSFAAIIKAGS
- the secG gene encoding preprotein translocase subunit SecG, translating into MNILYYVLCVVEVLVCLLLIGVILLQRSKDGGAAGLSMGGGMGEAIFGAQMGNVLTRVTVILGFIFLTNTLVLAVLSARKDSRSLMDGAVRQPPPAATLPSDFTGAASPEAMPVEIPDVTPSPAVPTPPAE
- a CDS encoding fumarate hydratase, which translates into the protein MTPWTTILTDLIRRTSCDLPEDVERSLRTGRAREASGSRAAAILDTILENTALARAQATPICQDTGTLTFFFDLPDDGSTRPPALEEAAREAVREATRQGWLRRNTIETIGGGSIDDNVAAGSPVCHFEFGAHPWSEVSLMQKGGGCENMSSQYSLPDEALGAGRTLDGVRKCVLHAVWNAQGQGCAPGILGVCVGADRAGGFLEAKRQLLRPLEDCAPDPRLADLERRILDEANTLGIGPMGMGGKTTLLAVKLAAQTRLPASYFVTVAYMCWACRRRTVRVAADGRAC